GTGTTCGCGCCCGTGATCCACGTGGTGCCGTCGACAACGCGCGGATCCAGGAAATAGCGCACGCGTGTCGTCGACTTCTCGCCGAGCGCGGGGCCCGCCTCGCTCCACGGCCCGATGAAGCCGCGCACGAGACCAGGGTTCCGCTCGAGATCTTCCGCCGTGGCGGGCTCGACCGCGGCCGGAGCGAACGCGACTTCGGCGCGCTTGTCGTCCACGTCCCGGTCACCGGGGATACCGACCACGACGACCTCGCGGGTGCCGTCGAGGTGCGTGAGCGCGAGCACGACGTTCTTCAAGGTGTGCGCCGCGCTCCAGCCGCCATCGGGCGCGCCCGGGACGACGGCGTTCGCGTGATCGACGAGCGTCTGGATCGTCGTCGTGCCGGGCGAGTCGAAGATCACCGGGGCGGGAGCGCCGTCGGAGGCGACGGGCTCCGGGAGGGAGGTGGTGTACGCCTCGACGTTGGCGGCGTACCCGCCCGCGCTGCGCACGAACGTGTCTTCACCGACGGGTGTCGGGTGCAGGAACTCCTCGCTGCGCGAACCGCCCATCGCGCCGGCATCGGCCTGCACGATCTCGTATTCGATGCCGAGTCGCGTGAAGATGCGCTCGTAGGCCGCGCGCTGCGTCTCGTAGCTGCGGTCGAGGCCTTCATCGGTGTAGTCGAAGGAGTAGGCATCCTTCATCGTGAACTCACGGCCGCGCAACAGGCCCGCACGCGGTCGCGCCTCATCGCGGTACTTGTCCTGGATCTGATAGATCGTCAGCGGCAGGTCCTTGTACGAGGTGTAGAGATCCTTCACCAGCAGGGTGAAGGCCTCCTCGTGCGTCGGCGCGAGCAGGTAGTCGGCCTCCTTGCGATCCTGGAGCCGGAAGAGCGCCTCGCCGTACTCTTCCCACCGTCCCGTCCGCTCGTACGGCTCGCGCGGCATGAGTGCCGGGAAGTGCACCTCCTGGGCCTCCGCGCGCTCCATCTCCTCACGGATCACCTGCTCGAGGCGCGCCTTCACGCGGAGCCCGAGCGGCAGCCACGCGAAGATCCCCGGCGCCTGGCGACGGATGTATCCCGCGCGGATGAGCAGCTTATGGCTGCGCACCTCGGCGTCGGCGGGATCCTCGCGGAGGGTACGGACGAAGAGCTTCGAAAGACGTGTGGCCACGCGTCGAGTCTATTCCGTCGCCACGGCCGCCTCGTCGCCGCCCCGTTCGTCCGTCGGGAGGAGCTTCAACCCGATGGCCGCGCCGACGATGCCGGCGAGGAAGAGGACGCGCCAGAACGTGATCGGCTCGGCACCCGTTGCCATCGCGTACGCCACGGTCAGTGCTGCGCCGAGTCCCGTCCAGAGCGCGTACGCGGTGCCGATCGGGATCTCGCGCATGGCCCAGCCGAGTCCGAGCATGCTCGCGGCGAGCGCGACGAGGAATATGGCAGTCGGAACTGGCCGCGAGAGGCCGTCGCTCGCACCGAGCGCCGTCGCCCAGACGGCCTCGAGCACGGCGCTGATGAAGAGGATCACCCAGTGCATCAGGACACCGCCTTCAGCCCGATGACGCTCGCGACGAGCAGCGCGAGCAGTGCTCCGCGCAGGATCGTCATCCGCTCTTCCCGACGGAACACGGCGAGGACGACCGTCAGCACGGCCCCGATCCCGACCCACACCGCGTAGGCAGTACCGGTCGGGATCGCGTTCATCGCATACGCGAGTCCCGCCATGCTCGCGGCCAGCGAGATGACGAACAGCACCGACGGCCACAGCTTCCGGAAGCCTTTGGAAGCAGACAGCGCGGTGGCCCACACCGCCTCGAGCAGACCCGAGGCGATCAGCACGATCCATTCCATGCGGGGATCCTCTCCCACCGGGGTCGTCCCCGAGATGCAGGCAGTCGAACGGGTCGTCCCGTCCGGCACGCAGGATCCGCGTACGTTCCTAGTGTCTCACAACAGCGGCGCGACGCGCTCGCGGATCCGCGCGGCGAGGTCCTCCGCGGAAGCGGTTGCGTCAAGGACGAGGAACCGCTCGGGATCGGCGTCCGCGAGCGCGAGATACGCGTCGCGGACCCGCGCGTGGAAGTCGGACTTCTCGGCTTCGAGCCGATCGAACGGTTTGTCGTCCGCGTCGAGACGTGCGCGCGCGGCGACAGGATCGAGGTCCAGCAGCACCGTGACGTCGGGCAGCGCGCCCCCCGTCGCCCAGAGCGACAGCTCGCGCACCTCCTCGGCACCGAGCGAGCGCGCCGCGCCCTGGTACGCGACGGACGAGTCGAGGTAGCGGTCCTGGATCACGACCTCGCCGCGGGCGAGAGCCGGCGCGACAAGCGCTGCGACGTGATGGGAGCGGTCGGCGGCAAAGAGCAAGGCTTCCGCGCGCGGCCCGATGTCGCCGCGGTGATGCAGGACGAGCTCGCGGATCGTCTGCCCGACATCCGTGCCGCCCGGCTCACGGGTGCGGACAACACGGTGCCCCTCGTCCTCGCACCACGCGCGCAACAGCTCAGCCTGGGTGGTCTTGCCCGAGCCGTCGCCGCCTTCGAAGGTGACCCAGAGGCCGCGCGCGTCGCCGCTCATCCGTTCTCTGCGGCGCGTGCCGCCTTGTTCGCCGCCCGAGTGGCGGCAGCCTTCTTCGCGGCCTCAGAGCGCGAGGCACTCGTCGTCTTCTTCGCAGGAGCCTTCTTCGTCGGCGCCTTCTTCGCGGGTGCCTTCTTCGCGGGTGCCTTCTTCGCACCCCGCTTCTTCGCCGGTCCCTTCGCACGCTTGTCCGCGAGCAGCTGCACGGCTGCTTCGAAGTCGACGTCGGCCACATCGGTTCCGCGCGGGACCGTGGCGTTCGTCTCACCATCGGTCACGTACGGCCCGAAGCGACCATCGCGGATCCGTACGGCCTTGCCGCTGGTCGGATCTTCCTTCTCGAAGTCCTTCAGCGCCGTCGCCGCGCGACGTGCTCCGTACTTCGGCTTCTTGTAGATCTCGAGTGCCTCATCGAGCGTGAGATCGAAGATCTGCTGCTCCGTCTCGAGCGAGCGCGAGTCGGTGCCCTTCTTGAGGTAGGGCCCGTAGCGACCGTTCTGCGCCGTGATCGGCTCGCCGCTCTCGGGATCCTCGCCGACCGTGCGCGGCAGGTTCAGCAGTCGTAATGCTGTGTCGAGGTCGACCGTATCGGGTGACATCGACGCGAAGAGCGACGCGCGACGAGGCTTGGGCGCGGCCTTCTTCTTCGTGGTCTTCTTCGCCGGAGCGTCCGTCACCTCGCCGGTGGCGGTGTCGACCTCGGGCTCTTCCGGTTCTGTCTCTTCGAGGTACGGGCCGAAGCGTCCGTCCTTCACGATGATCGTCTTGCCGTTGTCCGGATTCTCACCGAGCACGCGGTTTCCGGCGACGGGTGCGTCGA
Above is a window of Microbacterium faecale DNA encoding:
- a CDS encoding proline--tRNA ligase: MATRLSKLFVRTLREDPADAEVRSHKLLIRAGYIRRQAPGIFAWLPLGLRVKARLEQVIREEMERAEAQEVHFPALMPREPYERTGRWEEYGEALFRLQDRKEADYLLAPTHEEAFTLLVKDLYTSYKDLPLTIYQIQDKYRDEARPRAGLLRGREFTMKDAYSFDYTDEGLDRSYETQRAAYERIFTRLGIEYEIVQADAGAMGGSRSEEFLHPTPVGEDTFVRSAGGYAANVEAYTTSLPEPVASDGAPAPVIFDSPGTTTIQTLVDHANAVVPGAPDGGWSAAHTLKNVVLALTHLDGTREVVVVGIPGDRDVDDKRAEVAFAPAAVEPATAEDLERNPGLVRGFIGPWSEAGPALGEKSTTRVRYFLDPRVVDGTTWITGANTVDAHVYGLVAGRDFTADGVVEVANVREGDPAPDGSGPVTLERGMEIGHVFQLGRKYADSLGLKVLDENGKQVTVTMGSYGIGVTRVLAIIAELFSDEKGLIWPEQIAPFDIHVVATGKGKEAYDLADELIAGLEAAGKDVLFDDRLKTSPGVKFGDAEILGVPQIVVAGRGAKDGDVELWDRRTGDRETVPVAEAIARLTA
- a CDS encoding DMT family transporter, whose translation is MHWVILFISAVLEAVWATALGASDGLSRPVPTAIFLVALAASMLGLGWAMREIPIGTAYALWTGLGAALTVAYAMATGAEPITFWRVLFLAGIVGAAIGLKLLPTDERGGDEAAVATE
- a CDS encoding DMT family transporter, with protein sequence MEWIVLIASGLLEAVWATALSASKGFRKLWPSVLFVISLAASMAGLAYAMNAIPTGTAYAVWVGIGAVLTVVLAVFRREERMTILRGALLALLVASVIGLKAVS
- the tmk gene encoding dTMP kinase, giving the protein MSGDARGLWVTFEGGDGSGKTTQAELLRAWCEDEGHRVVRTREPGGTDVGQTIRELVLHHRGDIGPRAEALLFAADRSHHVAALVAPALARGEVVIQDRYLDSSVAYQGAARSLGAEEVRELSLWATGGALPDVTVLLDLDPVAARARLDADDKPFDRLEAEKSDFHARVRDAYLALADADPERFLVLDATASAEDLAARIRERVAPLL